The DNA region TGTTAGAGGGACCTTCGCCTGCTGTCTTCCCAATCCTTGTATCGATATTATTGCCCTATCGTTGTTGACCGCGTCTTGGTGTTCTTGCTCAGACTCTGATGCGGTGTGTCCATCCTCTTGATGGTCATTTGCCATTGTTGGTTGATCTTCTAGGTCTccgacaatggcgccaatgtcACGTAGGTAACCTGAAGATAGGTGGATTGGACTAGAACAGAAGGCCCAAACTATGGAGGGAGGTGGTCTCCGACTTGTATTCGCCTGGGAGCCACCGTCTGAGTTGTGAGTTTGAGGAATGGGGGGTGGCACTtgcaagacactccgatgcctaagtcagcaaggggttAAGCAGGATTTTAGTATATATTGGAACTTAACTGTATCTGAGTGTGTCAGGATATTTATTGGGGACGAggcaataaccaccgttgaagtagttccacttctgatgGTGGATAACCATCCCTTTATATTAGGATTGTTGGGATATCTCTTCTAGAAATGGGTGAGAGATATAAGGAAGCGGTTACTTACTTTGAATAAGTGTTACTTGCCTCCGTGTGCTGATTCTGACCTCTTTAGGCCAATCCTTAGGATTTGGGCTTCTTAGCTTAGTGTGGGCATGGCTTGTTACTTTAGCCAGGgtatgaataatatatatatatgttggatatTATTAGTAATCAATTTCACAGTGTTGACTTTACTCCAAAACGATGAATTAACAATAGATAAGATTCATAGATTgtgattttttttactttaaccgCTGGTCAAGGATGAACTTAGTTGACTCAGCCTTCTTTTCTAGATAATACATTGTATCAAGAATTTCCTCAATAAGTTTTCGATGATGGGAAGAGAAGAGGATTTTATCTGAGCAATGTGCAAAAACAAAACACAATCATTATACATGCTTTTCAAaactcaatcaccaatcaactattgtatagaatatatattttgttcttataaaaaaatttaattatactttttaaaaaatttgaatatttcTGTGTTACCTGAAATTGGGTTGTTTTGAgtctgaacgtgaggtccaaacGTCTTTAGGTGATTTGTCCAATGTTTTCTCCAACGAAGATGAATCTGTCTGATGTCTTGGTTATAGTGGGGATggtacctggtgcacgaaattgtaaatcacacttttcacaattcgtaccactaaccagcaagtgcactgggtcatccaagtaataccttacgtgagtaagggtcgatcccacagagattgttggtttgaagtaagttatggttatcttgtaattcttagttaggatatcaattataattatcagttgacttgcaaatgaacaagagagcatagattaaataatacttgttatgcagtaatggagaatatgttggagttttggagatgctttgtcttctgaatctttgctttccccttgtcttcttcttcacgcacgcaaggttccccctatggcaagctgtgtcttggtggatcaccgttgtcaatggctaccatccgtcctttcagtgaaaatggtccaggtgtgctgtcaccacacggctaatcatctgtcggttctcactcatgatggaataggatctattgatccttttgcgtttgtcactatgcccaacccttgtgagtttgaagctcgtcacagtcattcaattcttgaatcctactcgaaataccacaaacaaggtttagactttccggattctcaagaatgctgccaatggattctagcttataccacgaagactctgattaaggaatccaagagatactcatttaatctaatgtagaatggaggtggttgtcagacacgcgttcataggttgagaatggtgatgagtgtcacggatcatcacattcatcatattgaagtgcgaatgaatatattagatagaaacaagcgtgtttgaatagaaaatagaaataattgcattaatccatcgagacacagtagagctcctcaccccaacaatggagtttagagactcatgccgttaaaaggtacaaagttcagatttaaaatgtcatgaggtacagaataaatctctaaaagttgtttaaatactaaagtaGTAACCtcggtttacagaaaatgagtaaactaagatagatagtgcagaaatccacttttggggcccacttggtgtgtgctggggctgaaacttgagcttttcacgtgcctgggctgtttctggagttaaacgtcaggttataacctgttttgggcatttaactccaatttgcaacctgtttctggtgtttaacgccagaatggaacatggaactggcgttaaatgccagtttacatcatttatcttcgagcaaagtatggactattatatattgctggaaagtcctgtcctggatgtctactttccaacccaattgaaagcatgccaattggactcctatagctccaaaaaattcattccgagtgcagagaggtcataatccaatagcatcagcagtcctttttcagcctgaatcaaatttttgctcagctccctcaatttcagccagaaaatacttgaaatcacagagaaacatacaaacttatagtaaagtccagaaatatgaattttgcctaaaaactaataaaaatatactaaaaactaactaaaacatactaaaaactacatgaaattattcccaaaaagcgtataaaatatccgctcatcagtacctacaagagactctgatacttaagttagcatagATTTTAGGCATATTTTTAATAGATTGGTTTCAATAATAGTTGGTTACTCTTTTTTGGTAGAGAGGTTGTTGAGATCTCCTTTCTAGTAAATTGGAGAGATTGTAGGAGttagttacttatttagataagtagAGCTAGACCAGTGTCACTGAGTCCGACCTCTCTGAGGTCGGGTAGGCGTCGTTCTGAATAATACTTGTTGATtaggttttatttattttagacctGGATTTATGTTTTGGatcagggtatgaatagtgcccttGATTGAGGTCGGACTCAAGCACTTCCAAGTCAGCCTCGAATTCTTGTGCCTTTTGGACAAGCATGTCGAGTTTCTCCTGGGAGCATCAGTCAGGTGCTCGAGGTGATATGATTTCGAACGTTATGTGGTGAACCAAAATTGAAGCTCACGGATACCGACAAGTGTACTGGATCGCTCAAGTAATATCATAGTGAGTGGATATTACTCCCACGTTAAAGGATTGAACAAGCAAATATCAGATTAAATacctaattatattaaaagaaccTGGATTGAAGAGGGCAAGATTGAGTCTTGCTGAGAACTTTAGAGCTTGAATGATTGAATGCTTAAATGCTTACGGATAGAGAATTTGAATGTTTATTTGAGAGAAGACAATGATGGTAAGAGTTAAGGGTTTCAAAGATATTTATGCTCTTAGAGAAATCAAAGTTTGTTTACTTATGTTAAAGTATGCAAAGATCTTTCACAATAAatctttagtaactgattttcaaTTTCTTAGTTCCTCAGTTTCTCAATAATTAATTAGTTGTCAATTAATCAATCAAAGAGGTTAAGCACAAAAACTGATTTAGACTCCACATTGCGATCTTCCTCTACGATCTCTTCTACCATAAGTTCCTCTACTAGGCATGTTTGTTGTGTGTCTTCCAAAGCTAGGATCATAATTGTTTTGATTAACAGGTTGTGACTGAGTAAAATTTACCTGCACCATAGAGCAATCCAGTTTCTTGAATCTCTCGACAATGTCTTCTTGAGCCATCAAGAGAGCTTCAAGATTAAGAATAGAGTAGGGTGAATCTTTTGCTGTAACATAGGTGAGAAAAGATTGATAATCTTCATTTAAGCCATCTAGAATGGCATTGGTGTATTCTGCATCAGTTAAAGGAGCTTCAACAGTAGCAAGAAAATCAACCACTTTCTTGATTTCAAGAAGGTAATCTCATGCTGATCCTACCTTTTTGATTGACTTCAATTGCAATTGGAGTTGTCTAATGTGAGCCTTGGTTTGAGATGCAAAATGTGTATGAAGGCGGCTCCAAAATTCATGAACAAAGTGACAGCGAATAACTCGATGCTTAAAGGAGGAGTCCATGGATGAAAATAACCATGAAACAATATTGTAGTCATGAAGTATCAATTCTCTATATGCCTttgattctttttgagcttgTGCATCTGCTGGTGAGGCATAGCGAATTGGAATCTTCTTTTTGTCTAAGTGATCTTCAAATTCTTGACCTGAAATTATAAGAATTGCAGAATGATGCCAAGTAAGAAAATTGTCATTGTTCAATTTCTCGGGTAAAGAAATGGATAGTGGTTTTACAATTGTTGTCGTAGGTGTAGAAGATGCTTGGAGAGTGGAACTGAAAGGTAGTGGGTTGTTGATGATTTCTGGGTCCATGAATCTTTATTGCTCTGTGATACCATGTaagaataagaaagaaagaatttCTAAGCGGAAGAATGAAACTTATGCAGAAGGAATTAGAAAGTGTTATTTTTCATTCATTGTTTGTACACTAGAATAGGAGTATATATATACACAGAAGCTTCCACTACTAATCTAACTAACCCTACTCCTCATAATAGAAttatttgaaaatattatttgaattaatgaaaaATTGGTCAACCAATCTTATTAGTTAGTAtctgtttttttcctttttttacaacAGATTCTTCATATTCTTTATGTATGTTAATAGTAAGAATTGGGTTGCAACGCACCTAAATTTGTTAGAATATTTATAAGGaaagatgataatttagtcattTAAATTGATGATCTTATATGAAGTGATTGTATAATTTCTTCTCTTATTACATGAGAAGttaataagttatttttattaatattaaattattataaaaaaattatatgattaaaactaaaatcttaaaattatttaccaaaagtatttttatttaaaaaatatgtgaaaaaatataactaaaattagTACATTCAAAGATATGAGAATTtcgaattaataaaaaaagagaaaaaactatTAAAGGACCGATTTGGTACATGACATTTAATTTCATAGATTAAAATGAGTTACTTAATGTAAAGTTATGGACCAATTTAGCATATCTACAATGATGAAATAATGGATAACATGTGAACAAATAATATTGCAAACATATGGCGCAAGATGACATAGCTAAATAATATTGTAACACGATACATCCATCCACATTAACATACCATATATCACTAATGGTTTACGTCATTGAGCCACATCAATATGCTGTTAACGGAAAATGGATACGATATATTTTTATCAATCTCAAAAACAATTTTACTGTACAACACCAATCTAAGGTCTATTTTAGTTTGGGACTTAACTCACACACGGCACTAACACAGTTTGACATGTTATGCGCCACTATGTTGTGCTTAAACTATGTTTTGACATGTGAGACTAAGTTTAAGTAAGCATGCACAGTAACACTTAACGACATGACACCACCCCAATAACAATGTTATAAGTTATAACAAAAACCATTTGAGTGACTAGTTTGGTTCATGATtgacaatttaaaatattaacaaaaaataaaaagtagaaaaaaGTATGCTTAAATTTAATATGTAAACTCTAGATTATATTATAGCACAATAAATTGGTCAACGAAATAAATTGTTCTTATAAATCTAAATCGTCCATTGAAAAAGTAgaaaatataatatcaaaatttgcATATTTCAACTTGGTTTGGCCCCAAAGCAATTCAAACCGGTTATACAAGCACATGGTTTCAGTATTGTCACGGATTTAATTTCCCTCTCATAAATAAACATCAATTTAACAATGATGATTATACAAACCAGACTACCAGAGatcttgaaaaataaaatatgaacaaaGCAAAATCTTGACTCTAAAAACTTCCATGACACCATTAGTGGATTAATTTTTAATCAGAATCTGAATCAGCAACGACCGATGATCTGACTGCTCTGCGCGTAGTTTCATCATATCCATCATTTTCATCATCCTCATATTTCTTCTCATCAATTATGCCTGTAAACCAACAGTTAGAGAACTTTACAGTCAATAAGTAAAGGAACGCAATGAAAAACATTACCTTTCTTTATGAGCAGAGCTTCGAGTGTTCTTGTGGAAAAATCATCTTTCCCTCCCAAATCTTGAAATCCTATCAATCTATCTCCGGCAACTCCTTGCCTGAGCAAAAGAAACAGTATAGTGCTCAAATTTTCTTTCATAGAATATCCTTctcatgtaatttttttattatttcttaaaatttgaatctaagACCTCTTTATAGAAGAATAAAGTACTTACTATTTTGACTATTCCATATTTATTACTATTGTACACATTATAAAGGTAGAGTGATAGACATTAGTACATAAAATAAAAGAGATCATTATTTagttgaaaatagtaaaaattagtaaaaagaaaagataggTAGTTATTTTGGCTAGTTCTTAATTTCTTATACCATAGgtagttatttttaaaatagtatgGGTCCACTTACACCATATTAATCTTATTGGCTTACAATGCTGAATAACTTATGTATTCTAAATTTTATCAATTCAACCATTGaatcatattatattattttgataATCAAACTCACAAATTTTGAAAGAATTAGAACATCAATAAACGAGTTATCTTAAAGTAGATATTTACTTgtattttcaaaattatattataGTTCAAAATGTAGTAAGattaaatatcaaataatttccaAGTTTTATGAAATTTTGCGCAATTGATCTATTATGTTAAATGTCTGAATTTAATGGTTGAAATGACAGAACTCAGTGTATAAAAAGTTATTCACATGTGTAAGTCTTGTTCAGTTACATCAACAAATAACTTCTTAGCAAAAGATGGGAAGTTAAAGAGAGATCATTTTTGGATTTGGACACATGCAATAATCCTCTATGCATATGTAACAGACAACAGATACCAGATAATAAGTAATAGATGAAGTATAAACTGGTCTGACAACATCAACCTTTTTATTTCTATAAAGCTACTAACAATTAGTCCCTAGGAAAAAGCATGATAGTCTTAGGCACTTCGAATGTAAAGAGCCTGTTGCACAGTAAAGATTGATGAtagtcaatttttatatttattttattttttattgttttgtgaAACCAGCAACACACAATATGCTTTGTGAATACTAAAAGCACTCAATTAACATGACCAACAGTTATGAGGTAACAGATATAGGCCCACCTGAACAGTATGACACAAGGCAAAGTCTTTATTGCCAGTTTTGCAACGAAGAATGGTGCATTCTGCATTTCATTATCAACAAAGAACACTGTTACACAATTTCTTTACCAAAAGAAAAACAGTGATGTTAAAGTAATAAGACTTATGTCACAATTAGATTGACTTAATGATGAGAAAACCGTCAAACATAAAATCTTCTCTActgcaaataataataatgtaaccgTTAATGCTGACCTCTGCATCAAGCTTGATGAACTTCGTATCTATATGCTTTGATGAAAGGGACTTTAGATGCTTATCCATTATCCTGGAAACATTTTAAGCATGCGTGAAAGGGTGAAGGGGACAGAGATGTGTTGAAGTCTAGCAACAACATGTAACCCAGAAAACATACTTGCACCGATAGAACTCCTTATGGTAGAAATgacaaatcactttttcactTCCGGTGACTTCAGCTAAGAAATCCCCTTCAGTTATCTCCCTGTACTCCCCATGACCTTTCTTCTTCCATTCCTGCCGTTTCTCTGCTTCTTTCTAACAAGGCAAATCTAGTAATTATAccaaggtatttaataaataaataaataacattgtcATGAATCCTGATACATACGGAAATATTCCTACCTTAAGAGCTGCAATCCTATCTGCATGCAATTTTTCCAACTCAGGATCCTGATATATCCATTGTGTCATCCATTTGAAACAAGGGGAGAATATTGGGAATGGATTTTCTCAAGTCAAAATTTCACATGATCTTGTTGCAtgaagatttttaaatttaattaagaacAAACAAGGGATCGCATCAGCATCTAAGTGATGGTACGAACTAACACATCGCAAGGTCATGTGAAAACTTCATGTGAGAAAATATAAGGTGTACACAAATAAGCATATATGACAAATTTGACAAGTTTACAAATCATACATCCATTAAATCATCAAGGTCAACCTCCTGGTTGGAAGAACTCGATGCCTGCACCTTCTCTTGTGCAAGCAATTCCTGCAGGAATCATAATATTAGTCAGATCACATCAGCATGAAACAGGTATTGTGCTATGAGAGTGAGGTGTGTGCTATGAATGTCATAACAGAATATGTGTGTGTTACGGTGGTTATAAGAGTTCCCCTATACAGATTATTCAGCTGCCCATCATCAACTATGGTAAGGTTCTTAAATATTTTGCCATAAGAACAacttaacaagaaaagaagaaaaaagataatTGTAGAACAATTTCAAGTTTTCAACACCATCAAAACTTCAAAGTATTGAAAAACCAAGACAGTTCAACTCCATGGACTCTTAGTTTGATCTTATGTGCAACAAAATACaaggaatggatcctctcaatttctTTTCCCTCAATAGTTTGGCAAAGTATGATCTCTCACCTTACACTTCTTAAgtgagaccaagagaaaacatatGAGAGCAGATATTAAAAGGTAAAATATCACACTTTACCAAACAAttgatagaaaaaaaattgaggtTCCACTCCCCAAAATAAAAACACATTTCAAGTGTATAGCAGAGTTTAAGCATTAAAAAGAACAGTCAAATACAGTAAGTAGTATTCTATATTTTTGTGTGTTCGTGGACATGCGAGATGGAATGCAGCAAGACAGTAATTTCAGAACCACCAAATCACACAAATCTAACAAATAAAGCTTAATGTGATAGGAGAACatgtatgaataattatatctctagcTCTTCTGGACTAAATCTCCATATTGGTCCTGTGATTCAAGGCTTTCACTATTTTAGTTCCTCATATTCAAAATTCACTATACTGGTCCCGAAATCCATTCAGCTCCAGGCACCATACCTTTCCGGCATTGAGCCAACAGACGGAATGCTGAACTAACTCTAACTTGCCATGCTAGACATAAGACTAAATGATATCGTTTCATTTTGGCACTTAAACAAGACAAAAACGAGGTCGTTTTGGAGAGTGAGGGGAGATAAAACTGTTTACACATCATATAAACTCTTATTCGTCTTCTCATTTTGTCTTGTTTAAGCGCCAAAATAAAACAACGCCGTTTAGCCCCAAGTCCAACATGACAAGTCAGAGCCAACTCAGCACATCATTCGCAGACTCGGTACTAGAAAAGATCCAGGAACTAATATAGTGCCTAAGCTAAATCTCAGGACCAGTATAGTgaattttggatttgaagaactaaAATGGTGAAAGCCATGAACTGAGCAACCACTTTGGGGTTTTAGTCCACCTCTAACACGAGAGCCTCTTTTGGATTTGTCTCAATTTTGCATAGACttttgttttctctctttttatatttcTCTTATGCTAAAATTCTTCTATTTGGGTTCACAACATCAAATTTTAGACTTTTTAATCACAGAAACTCTAATACCATTAGATGAAATTACTTGTCCCATAAGTTTAGGCTGACAGAGAGAAAGAATTTTCGGAAATGTCCAAAGCACTGATTATGGTGACTCCAATTGAACGACTGAATCAAAGGAACAATGTCCAAAGCACTGTAAAATCAGACTCTCAATAACCTAAAACTAATAAGCAGTATTAGAAAgaacaccggatacttcaaccAATGGATTAAGCCATTAACTGAAACAGGGTTAGGATGCCAAATCTTCACCCAAAACCTTAAGGCAATGGATGATGACCTTCACCTCTCACACTTGATATCTCATTGATAAGGAAAATGACCTAGGATCTCATACAGATGTTGAATGGAACCCGCTAAacgaaaatgaattttgaaaaatggaatGAGAAGAATTAGATGCTGAACCTTCTGATAATCACGGGCAGCTGCAGCCATTACGTTTCCAAAGGCAAGATTTGACAAAGTGGACTTTACTGCGTTCGGATCCATTTCGAAACACGAAAGAAACGCGGAGAAGCCTCCCGCTCGAACGGTTGAGATCTGTGTGTAATGTATGCACAAATTGGGAAGAGAAGGGAAGGGACGAGGGAGGAAGAACCAACCTCCGGTGCTTGCTAGTAGTATAGATGCGGAGGGAAACTGTGGCAAGGATCGTGAAATCGGACGATTCAGGCTTCCAGGTCCCAACCTAAACTGTAGCAAGGAtagctaaaatatatttttgtttttgaaattttaaaaacagTAATTACCTAAATAGTCCCAAAATTTTAGAATCGGATATTCTAATTTCCAAGAAAAATTAGTACACAGATCAATCTTTAAGGTTTTATTTCGGCAGACAAATCAATTCTCAGTTTATTTTTTGACAGAGTAATTACCCAGATCAAttcccaaagattttaaaaacagagattttagtcaaaaaaattaatgtacaaatcaatccctaatatttctctctgttagacataatagtcttccgtccaaaaataaaataaaataaaattattattattattaattgcacaataatattgtactgtagcttttgtattttttggataaaaataatgataaatttatttattaaattcttatatatatcaTTATACACTAGATAGCCATGGTTTTATCTCCGAGCTGGAGACCTCCCCGCATCTCACGCCGGCTACAGTCCCACCTGGAGGCTCTCTTCCATGGTGGCATCTCCTCCAGCTGGCTTTTCATGGACAGGGATGCATGTACTCCTCTGTCCTTGGTTGCATCAGCCATCCCTTTCATATTCTCTCTCACGCAACCTCGGATCCCTTTCACCGAATCGCTCACGCAACCTTCCTTCTTCACGGATTTGTTTGAACAGGTAATGATTTCTTGGAACCCTAAGAGCTTTGCTTTCTTCTCCAAATTCCCTTTCGTCTGCCCTAGGGAACTCTGTCTACGAGCTCTGTTTTCTTGGGAGTTTGGTTCATCGCCGTTCATTCAGGTTAGTGATTTCCCAATTTTTGGCTCAGATTCAAGATCTCAGATCAATGAATCAGGTGCATCCAAACCAATTTTTCTGTTCGATGGTTAAGCGAGATTTTGTTCTCTAGGATTTGTGAAATTCCTAATCTTGCAAATCGTGATGCTTTTTGGTATCTGTTCGACGGTTAAGCCAGATGTTATTGTGTAGGGTTTGTGAAATTTCTAATTTTGCAAATTTTGTATGTGATTTGATTTTGTTCTCTAGGGTTTCTGAAATTTCTAATCTTGCAAAATTGTGATGTTTTTTGGTATCTGTTCGACGGTTAACCCATATGTTATTCTGTAGGgtttgtgaaatttttaattttgcaaATTTTGTATGTGACTTGGTTTGTTTCTGGGTTCATGTTGTTGGTCACATTCTTTGGCAGTTGCTGTTAACCTTTAGTTTGAACTCATTATCAGTTCTTCTTTTGTTCTGTTGAATTGTTTGTTGCATGTGGTTTGTGTATTTCATGAatctatttctaatttttttattttctgtacaTTCAACAAATCCATTGAGTTTTTAAATTGTTTTCTGTATTCAGAATCATGTTCTGTTACTTATGTTTCATGTGAAATTTTATGAAGCACTCTCATATATTATATTGAAAGTAGACCAATTGAATGCAATATTAAAATTTCATgaatgtatttttgtatttttattttgtgtatattCAAATAAACCATTAAGTTTAGATAAAGTTAATTGGT from Arachis hypogaea cultivar Tifrunner chromosome 10, arahy.Tifrunner.gnm2.J5K5, whole genome shotgun sequence includes:
- the LOC112715397 gene encoding thioredoxin domain-containing protein PLP3B, with translation MDPNAVKSTLSNLAFGNVMAAAARDYQKELLAQEKVQASSSSNQEVDLDDLMDDPELEKLHADRIAALKKEAEKRQEWKKKGHGEYREITEGDFLAEVTGSEKVICHFYHKEFYRCKIMDKHLKSLSSKHIDTKFIKLDAENAPFFVAKLAIKTLPCVILFRQGVAGDRLIGFQDLGGKDDFSTRTLEALLIKKGIIDEKKYEDDENDGYDETTRRAVRSSVVADSDSD